CGCATTATTTGTCGTTGATTTTGTCTCAAGTGCAGGAGGTGCGCCGCTTGATGTTGACTCGTGCAAAATTGATATAGGCCTTCTCGGAAGTCAAAAAGTTTTGTCGCTGACTCCTTCATTATCGATTTCTACAATTTCAAATAGGGCATGGGAAATTATCGAGCGCGTAAATTATTCCGGTTATGAGTCTTATAACGGCTGGAGAAATATTTACGGGGAAAAATTAACTCCTTACACACATAACTGGCACGCAATGAAGGCATTAAATTTATCGTTAGAGTCAATTATGAACGAGGGAATCTCTAACGCCTGCAAACGTCATGAAGAAGCCGCTAAATTATGTCGTGATATGGCGTGTGAAATGGGATTAAAGCTCTTCCCGAAGAATGAAAAATTTTGTTCGCCGACTGTAAGCGCGTTTTATGTGCCTGAAAAATTTACGTGGGAAAAATTTAATTATTTATTGCGTGAAAAGGGTTTAGCAGTTGGGGGCAATTACGGCAGATTGTCAGGAAAAATTTTCAGAGTCGGCCACATGGGCAGCCAAGCAAATATAAATCTCGTCAAAACAGGAATGAATATAATTAGAGACGTAATGCAGCTATAACAATAAGGCGCGCGCGTTCTAGTGTATAGGCTGTTCATTTATTATGCTGTAAAATTGGCGTTTCTTGTTCGTTGAGTTATTTGCGCGAATTAAGAAATAATCACGATTTTTATCGAATGAATGAATCGAGTGTACATCATATTTTAAGCGTGTTCTACGGTCAGTTTCCCATTGGAGGACTCTCGATTCCAAGTATTTCACATAAAATTTTAGTTCAGTGCTTGAGCCCCCCGTTATTATTATAAATTCTAAAATTGTTGTTATTCACGATTTATAATACAAATCGCGGGGAAACGTGTTTAAATGTGCATCCCCGCATTTAATGTCTAATTTGTGCCTGCTCCAATATCAGACCTGTAGCGCATACCTTCAAATTTTATGTATTTTACTGCCTCATACGCTTTTTCACGAGCTGACGGAAAATCTTTCGCAACCGCATTTACTGCCAAGACCCGACCGCCCGACGTGTAAAATTTCCCGTTTTCACACTTTGTCCCGCAATGAAAAATTTCGACTCCTTCGATATTATCTGCTTGGCCGAAATCAATTTCATAGCCTGATAAATATTTTCCCGGATAGCCTCCTGACGCAAGAATAACACAGCATGACGACAAATTTTTAAATTTCACGTCTAAATCCTGCAATTTTTCATCACGTACAGCGAGCATAATATCAAATAAATCACTGTCTAATAACGGGATAACGGCTTCAGCTTCAGGGTCGCCGAACCTGCAGTTATACTCGATAACTTTAGGGCCTTCGCGAGTCAGCATTAATCCGAAATAAAGACAGCCTTTGAATGTGCGTCCTTCCTGATTAAGAGCTTTAATTGTCGGGAGAAAAATTTTATTCATGCACTCGTCAGCAATTTCATCACTGTAATAAAAATTTGGAGCAGCGACACCCATTCCGCCTGTATTCGGGCCTTTGTTGCCGTCGTAAGCTCGTTTGTGATCCATTGAAGAAATAAGCGGGATTATAGTTTTTCCGTCAGTGAACGCTAAAACAGTAACTTCCGGCCCGCGCAGACACTCTTCAATTAAAATTTTTTCGCCGCTCGTACCAAATGCTTTGTCCCTCATGCATGAAATAATTGCTTCTCTTGCCTGCTTGAAGGTTTCAGCGACTGTAACGCCCTTCCCCTTTGCGAGTCCGTCAGCTTTTATTACAATGGGATAATCTGACAGTGCAGCATGTGATAAAGCCTCATCTAAGTTCGTGAAAGTCTTATATTTTGCGGTCGGAATGTTGTAACGAGTCATTAAGTTTTTCGCGAAAATTTTGCTGCTCTCGATTATTGCTGCGTTCTGAGAAGGACCGAAACATTTTACGCCGATTGACTCAAGTTTATCTACTGCTCCGAGCGCTAAAGGGTCATCAGGTGCGACAATTGCGAAATCAATAGCGTTTGACCGTGCAAAATTTATTATTCCGTCAATGTCTTCTGCTGAAATATTCACGCACTCCGCAATTTGAGAAATGCCCCCGTTGCCCGGAAGAGCGTATAACTTGCTGACTTTAGGATTTTTCGCGACATATTTTGCGATTACGTGTTCGCGCCCGCCTCCGCCGATTATCATTACGTTCATTAAATTATTTGCCTCCCTGAATAGCTTTAACTTTCTTTACTGCCTCGTCCTGAGCTGATTTTATTTGACGTGGAGAAAGCATTTCAGTTAATCTGATTATATAGTCTTGATGAATATGAGTGATATTAAATCCGCACATTCTCGCGACCTCAAACCAGAAATAAGCGCGTAAAGGATTTTCTTTCGCCTTGTTGTAGAGAACGCCTAAATGATATTGCGCGTTAGTGTTACCCTGTTCAGCTGCTTTAGTGTACCAGTAAATAGCTTTGTCGTAATTTTTTTCGAGTCCGTTACCGCTCTCGTAGTAAGTGCCCATAACATTTTGTGCGGCGGGGTCTCCTTGTTCGGCTTTGGATAAATTTTTCTTTGCTGTCTTGCCGAGACTCTCACGTTCTTTTGCTGTGAGACCGTATTTCTTGTCATTCTTGATGTCTGGTATATCTTCGAGCTTATAATCTTTTTCTGAAGATGGGTCGCTGATTCCTGACATTGACTCCTCGATGGGGATTTTGCCTTCTGTTACAAGTTTGCGGAAGAAAATATCAAGAGCTTCAGACAATGCACCGGTTGAGTCAAGCTCCAAAGTTTTACAGACAAGTTCGAGTCTCTGTTCGTGTTTTGCGTCAAGTTCAAGAGTGATAGACATGATAATAAATTTCTCCTTTCAAGTTGTTATATCCAGTTACAATGCAAAAATTTATCGCGCTTATATAATTCGTTCTGCCCACCCGCCCGCCCGGATTGAAGGGGTAGCTCCGACGTGCAAATATTTTAATGATGAAATAATCTTTTGCCGGTCATAACCATAGAAATATTATGAGACTCGCAAGCCTTAATCACTAAATCGTCGCGAATCGATCCTCCCGGTTGTGCAATAAATTTTATTCCGCTGAGTGCTGCACGTTCGATATTGTCAGGGAACGGGAAAAATGCGTCGCTTCCGAGTGATGAGCCGAAATTATTTGCAAGCCATTCTTTACGCTCAGAATCTGAAATAATGCCGCTGTTAGTTGTGAGAATTACATTAATTGCATTATCGCGTTCAGGTCTGCCTATTTTAGAGTCAAATTCGAGAGCTAAAATTTTCGGGTGTTCGCGCAAAATTCGTAAATCTGCCTTATCACACGCAAGTTTTACGCAATGTAACCTGGACTGCTGGCCTGCTCCGACTCCGAGTGTCTGACCGTCTTTAGTAACGCACACTGAATTTGATTGAGTATACTTAAGAGTAATCAGCGCTAGAATTAAATCACGTCTTGCAAAATCCGGAATGCTCTGCGAATTAGTAACGGGTGAGTCAAATTTTGCAGGCTCAACAACGGGGGCAATGCTTCTTGACTGCTCAAACGTAATCCCGAAAACGTCGCGAGTCTCTAGTAAATCAGGCTCATAACTTGAGTCAATCTTCACAACTGCGTAATTTCCTTTGCGCTTGGTCTTGAGGATTTCGAGTGCTTCAGGTTCATAATCGGGAGCAATAACGCCGTCAGATACTTCACGTTTGATATATTCAGCTGTTATCGCGTCGCATTTATCACTAAGGGCGATCCAATCACCGAAAGAAGAGAGTCTGTCAGTTCCCCGCGCTCTTGCATAAGCACAGGCCAGTAACGAGTCATTTATATTCAATTTATCGTCAACGAAGAATAATTTTCGCTCGTTATCGCTTAATGGGAGACCTAAAGCTGAACCCGCCGGACTCACATGCTTAAATGACGCAGCAGCAGGAAGATTCAAAGTTTTTCTCAATTCACGCACTAACTGCCACGAGTTTAATGCGTCGAGAAAATTTATATAGCCCGGTCTTCCGTTGAGAATCTCAAGCGGCAAATCTTTATCATTCCGCATAAAGATTCTTGCGGGACTCTGGTCGGGGTTGCAGCCATATTTCAATAAATACTCGTTCATTGATAATCACTCCTTAGTGTTAAATAATTTGTCGGTGCAGCTCGTAAAATCGGGCTCGTAAAATCTCACGTAAAGCGCAACTCTGTAATCATCGCTTAATTCTGACCATAAAGAATCAGCGAATAAATTTATGTCATCGCAAATTTTTATTTCTCTAGGCTCCCCCATGAAAGACGGCAAAATTTTATCTCTCATTACGTCATTATTATAAGTGTGAATCAAATGGCCTTTTCCGGCTGTAAACTCGTACTCGAAGAAAAATTTTCCTGCACGTTTTAATATGCTCTGCTTATAACCTGAAGGCGTAATAACTGCGCTGATTCTGGGCGTGTAGTGAGGTGCGTCGGGTTCATATTCGCGGGTTCGTAGTGCTTGTTCGAAAGTTTTTGACTCGTTCAGGAAATCATAAATCGTGTCGGTCTGGTCTCCGTTGGTGATAATAATATTTTTGCCGCAAACTCTTAAGGGCGAATAAAGAATTAACGAGCTGTCAAAATCTTTATCTTGATTAACGAGCTTGATAATTAAATCATCGCCTGACTTTGCAAATATTCTCGCTTTACTTGATTGACTTCTGCCCATGATGAAATAAGCAAGCGCAATTTTTCCGGATTCAGTCATTCCCGTTATAATGCCTCGACCGGGATATTTTATCGGAGACGCAAAAATTTTGTTGTCCAACTTTCTGCAAATTTCCTCGACAGCACGCGGCAAAATAACCCATTCCGCACGTTCCATGACTCTACGCTGTAATTTTTCGGGTGTATCGTCAGGAAGAATTTTAACGGCCTTCTGTGCTAAAATTTGGCCTCCGTCGGGAATCTCATTCACTAAATGAACGGTTGCTCCTGTAACTTTTGCGCCGGAATTTAACACAGCTTCATGGACTCGCAGACCGTAAAAGCCTTTGCCGCAGAACGCCGGAATTAACGAGGGGTGAACGTTGATAATTACAGCATTACAGGACTCAATAAAATTTTTGCTCAAAATGTGCATGAAACCGGCCAAGACTATAATATCAGGATTAAATTTTTTGAGGGAATCTAAGAGGTTTGACTCGAAATTTGCGCCAAAGCTCACGACCTCACAAGGGATATTTGCACGTTTAGCGCGTTCGATTGCAAATGCGTCATGACGGCTAGAAATAACCTGCACGATTTGACCGGACTCAAGAATGCCGTTATTTTGCGAGTCAATTAGAGCCTGTAAATTTGTTCCGCCTCCTGAGACCAAGACAGAAATTTTCACCATAAAATTACGCCTCCTTCAGATTTTACTATTTCTCCGATTATATATGCATCGCTTAATTTTTTCAGAATCGAGTCAACGTTTTCGGAAGCAGCAAATAAAATCATTCCTACGCCCATATTAAAAACGTGAAACATTTCGTCAATATCGAGATTTCCGGCCTTCCTGAGAAAATCAAAAACGGGGGGAGTCTTAATTTTCGCGAGTTCAATTTTTGCCGAGAGTCCATTATTAAAAGCTCTTGGTATATTCTCGTAAAAGCCTCCGCCTGTGATATGAGCGATAGATTTAATTTTCTCGATAACGGGTAATACTTGACGGACATAAATTTTTGTAGGAGTCAAAAGTTCATTGCCCAAAGTTTTGCCGAACTCGTTTATATATTGCTTGAGGTCATAATCTGCTAAAATTTTTCTCACGAGCGAGAACCCGTTTGAATGCACACCGCTTGAAGGCAGAGCAATAATAATATCTCCTTGTTTAACGTCAGAAGGCTTTAAAATTTTTTCGCGCTCAACGACTCCGACAGCAAAACCGGCCAAATCATATTCATTAACGGGATAGAATCCGGGCATCTCTGCAGTTTCTCCGCCGATTAACGCGCAATTTGACTGCACGCACCCTTCAGCAACGCCCGACACGATTTCAGCAACTTTTTCCGGATAATTTTTCCCGACAGCTACATAATCAAGAAAAAATAACGGTCTCGCACCCGAACAAAGAACATCATTAACGCACATAGCAACACAGTCAATGCCGATTGAGTCATGTTTATCGAGGGCAAAAGCAATTTTTAATTTTGTGCCGACTCCGTCTGTGCCGCTGACTAAAACGGGATTCTTGAGTCCTTCAGGAAGCTCGAACATTCCGCCGAATCCGCCTAAATCCGAGAAAACGCCTTTAATTTTTGTGCGTTCAACGTGAGCGCGCATTAATTTTACAGCCTCGTAGCCTGCTGTAACGTCAACGCCAGAGTCTTTATAAGAATTTTGCTTGTAAGTCATGATTCTTTCTCTCAACACTTTCTGACATTTTTTGAGTCTCGATCTCTAATTTTTGCGCGAGAACTTCATCATTGACAGATAAAATTCTTGCAGCAAGCCACGCAGCATTTGCACCGCCGTCAATGGCAACACACGCGACAGGCACACCAGGAGGCATTTGGACACTTGATAATAACGCGTCGAGTCCGCCTAAATCCTGACTCATTACGGGAACAGCTATAACCGGCAGTCTTGTATGAGCAGCTAACACACCAGCAAGAGCCGCAGATTTTCCCGCAATAGCAATAATTACGCCGAAATTATTTTCACGCGCATTAATGGCAAATTCCCGCAATTTTTCAGGGGTTCTATGTGCAGAAATTATATTTATCGTGAAGTCAAGAGCAAGAGTCTTTAACACCTTCACGCTTTTTTCTGCAATGTGTAAATCACTGTCGGAGCCTAATATAATTGCAATTTTTTTCGCGCTCATTCTTTATCATCAATCCTATTATTAATATGAACGGTCGGAATCTTTGACAATTTCGAGAACGTAGACAACGGCAGGCGTGCAGCAGCTTTATAATCCGGAAGAGTCGAACCTCCTGCAGCTGTCTTATTTTCCTGAACAATTACGTCCCATAACTCTTTTCGCCAAATTTGAGTCGATTGCGGGGCAGTTATTCCGAGTCTCACCACATCGCCGCGAACGTCAATTACCATAATTTCTATATCAGTCCCGATTTGAATGCTTTCGTTTACTCTTCTGCTAAGTACGAGCATTATTTATCGCCTCCGTTTAATTGTGCAGAGGCCTTCATTTTTTCGCGGACATCTTCAGGGAAAATTATATGTCTGATAGGGTACTCTTCATTAAGGGCGATGACCTGCACTGCTTTATGAGTCTTTAAATTTATGAGGATAGGCGCGCGCAAATTTGCTGTCATATTCCACGGTGCAGCGGGAGGAATCGAGACAACGATTAATAACGCGAGGTCAGCAGGATTTATTGAGCCTACCATTTTTAATTCATCTTCAGGGATTCGGGCGTTGTAGTCCGGCTGAATTGCGTCGGGGGACGTTACCGGCAGTGCTAAATCTCCATCGTTGACGCTCTGAAGCCATTTGATCGCGCTGTCCTCATTGCCCGCTAAAATCCATTCGTGCATGTTCTCAAATGCAGGTATCCCGCGCGGAAAAAATAAAACGTCTTCCTGTTTATATTCGACCTCCCCAAATCGAGAAGTCTTTATCTTCATGTCCGACATAAATATCACATGCTTTCAAGAAATTTTTATACATAATAATAGCATGTTCTGAAGTGCTTAACGTTGCCAAGTTTTTAAAATCGGGGTAAACTGACAAATCATTAAACCTGAATAAGCGATAAAAGGTGAGCTTGTAAATTTTGAATCATGATTTAATGGACTGGCTTAGAGACAGCATAAACAATAAAGATGACAGCACAGGGACGGGACTTCTGCTCGCCCCTATTAGTATTACGGACAAAGATTTAACGCGTGAAAATGTTAATGTGCATGAGACTCAAGAATCACAGGCAATTAACAGTGAAATTAATAACTTGCGTGAAAATATTTCTAATCCACTAGAAGCTCACGAGAAAAATATTAACGCGCAGGAGTCTCATGAATCACAAATAATTGACTCGCAAAACATTACAGGACGGCACGAAAATTTTATTAGCACGTCAGAGTCTCACGAATCACAGGCAGTCAACAGCGAAATTAATAACGTTCAAGAAAATACGCCCGACTCAGAATCTTTTATGCGCGAACAAATTATTAACTCGCAAAATATTTCAGACTCTCACGAACAAAGCACGCAAGAGTCTCACGAGACACAAATTTTTGACTCGCAACATATCATTGACCCAGACGCACTTAACCGCGAACAAATTATTAATTCGCAAAAAATTCCGGATGTCTCATCAATGGACAAAGCACAGCAGGAAGCAGCAACAGGCTTTCAATTGAGTCTCGACGAACCTCCGCCGGAACTCTGGGGAGAAATAAATTTTGACGATGACGAAGACTCCTCGATTCTTTATGAACAATATCAGCAGGGAATAAATTTTCAGGAATATAATAATCAGACTCCTCACGGAACTAATTTCACTCAACGATTGCAGAGAATCCTACAAGAACGCAGAGAACGAGCCGCCGCCGAAAACGAGAAAAACTCAGAACCTATACAAATTTCATATATAAAGCGCGCTGCTGTTTATTGCACAAGTCTTGTAATCACGATTTTAATTGCGTGGCTGGTATTGATTTATTTGCAGAAGAAAACTCCCGATTACTTGAATAATAAAGCTCTTGCACTCTATAACGCGGGCAATTTTCAAGAGTCAGCTAACGAATATCAACGCGCTTATAAACTTTATCCCGATGTATTAACTTTCTTGCGGGGACTTGCTTTATCTTCCGAGAAGGCCGGAAACTTGCAGACCGCAAAAATTTCGTGGGAACAGTATATAAATTCTCTTCCGGCAAATGACAGCGCAGATATTGAATTTGCAAAAAATGAACTCTCACGCCTGAATAATAATAACGAGCCAGCGCAGACAAAGCCCGAACCCGAAAAAATTACTCCCCTGCCCACGCAAAAAACTCCGCCGACTTTCAGTGAATTAATGCGTGAAGGCACAGAATCTCTCAATCTCGGAATCTATGACAGCGCAATAATAAATTTCTCGCAGGCAATAGAACTTAACCCTAACGAAATTAACGCGTATATCGGCCTGATAGCTTCTTATAGACACAAAGGTTTATATTTCGACGCTAAACGAATTTACGACGACGCAATAAAAAAATTCGGCAGGAACCCGACTCTATTAACTGAACTACAATTTTTGAAGGAGGCTCATTAAATGACTCACGACAACGTAATCAAAGCAAATGAAATTATCGGACTCGACGCTGTAAAGGCTCTGCAAAAACGCGGTTTCACAGCAGAATATGCAGCAACAGGCCAAGACGCTTTAAGACGTATTCTCGAAATTATCCCGCAAAACGCTTCTGTCGGAATCCCCGGCACTGTAACAATTAGGGATATAGGCGCACTCGACGCACTCAAGAATCGAGGCAACAAAATTTTTCAGCACTGGGGCGAAATGTCAAATCAAGAACGCAGAGAAGCAAGATTCTTAGAGAATACCGCAGATGTTTTCTTGACGAGCGCAAACGCCTTGACCAGAGACGGAGAAATTATCAACATTGACGGGACAGGAAACAGAGTCGCCGGAATGTCATGGGGTAACGGACTCGTTTTGTTCATAATAGGAATCAATAAACTTGCATTTGACTTATCAGACGGAATCAAACGCGCAAAATCTGCAACAATCCCAAACGCTATAAGACAGCACGAAGAGACTGCATGTGTTAAGGCCGGTCATTGTGTCGAATGCAGAGACGATAAAAGCATGTGCAGAGCGATTTTAATTCTTGAACGTCCAGTAAAAGGGCGGCAGTATCATATTATTATAGTCGGCGAAAATTACGGCTATTAAATTTCAGAGGTGTAATTATTTAATGGAAAATAGAGACAAAATTGTATTATTACTCGCTGGAGGCAGAATCGTTCAGCGTCAGGAAGGCAGCGAGAACCCCGAATTAACTGACGAGGAAATTTTTTCACTTCTCCCCGATGACATAAAAAATTATGTTGCGCTTCAAAAATGGAGTTCACAGCCGGCTTCTTATTATACGCTGAGAATGTGCGGAGAATTAATTTCAATGATGCGTACTTATGTTCATGACGAGGGCGCGCGCGGTGTAGTTGTTACATGCGGGATTCAGGCACTTGCGGAAATTTCATATTTTGCGGATCTCGTA
This sequence is a window from Synergistaceae bacterium. Protein-coding genes within it:
- a CDS encoding alanine--glyoxylate aminotransferase family protein — protein: MERYKIGLIPGPVSIPENFRAAYNTDFASPDLEDEFFELYRQNQNLTQNILHTKNDVIITSGEAMSILWASLKCTLKPGDKMLAISSGLFGEGFAEMAKTFGVNAEICAFEDDSIPDPDIVREHVKKFRPKVITAVHCETPSGTLTINLAELGSIAREFDALFVVDFVSSAGGAPLDVDSCKIDIGLLGSQKVLSLTPSLSISTISNRAWEIIERVNYSGYESYNGWRNIYGEKLTPYTHNWHAMKALNLSLESIMNEGISNACKRHEEAAKLCRDMACEMGLKLFPKNEKFCSPTVSAFYVPEKFTWEKFNYLLREKGLAVGGNYGRLSGKIFRVGHMGSQANINLVKTGMNIIRDVMQL
- the purD gene encoding phosphoribosylamine--glycine ligase encodes the protein MNVMIIGGGGREHVIAKYVAKNPKVSKLYALPGNGGISQIAECVNISAEDIDGIINFARSNAIDFAIVAPDDPLALGAVDKLESIGVKCFGPSQNAAIIESSKIFAKNLMTRYNIPTAKYKTFTNLDEALSHAALSDYPIVIKADGLAKGKGVTVAETFKQAREAIISCMRDKAFGTSGEKILIEECLRGPEVTVLAFTDGKTIIPLISSMDHKRAYDGNKGPNTGGMGVAAPNFYYSDEIADECMNKIFLPTIKALNQEGRTFKGCLYFGLMLTREGPKVIEYNCRFGDPEAEAVIPLLDSDLFDIMLAVRDEKLQDLDVKFKNLSSCCVILASGGYPGKYLSGYEIDFGQADNIEGVEIFHCGTKCENGKFYTSGGRVLAVNAVAKDFPSAREKAYEAVKYIKFEGMRYRSDIGAGTN
- a CDS encoding sel1 repeat family protein, which translates into the protein MSITLELDAKHEQRLELVCKTLELDSTGALSEALDIFFRKLVTEGKIPIEESMSGISDPSSEKDYKLEDIPDIKNDKKYGLTAKERESLGKTAKKNLSKAEQGDPAAQNVMGTYYESGNGLEKNYDKAIYWYTKAAEQGNTNAQYHLGVLYNKAKENPLRAYFWFEVARMCGFNITHIHQDYIIRLTEMLSPRQIKSAQDEAVKKVKAIQGGK
- a CDS encoding phosphoribosylaminoimidazolecarboxamide formyltransferase gives rise to the protein MNEYLLKYGCNPDQSPARIFMRNDKDLPLEILNGRPGYINFLDALNSWQLVRELRKTLNLPAAASFKHVSPAGSALGLPLSDNERKLFFVDDKLNINDSLLACAYARARGTDRLSSFGDWIALSDKCDAITAEYIKREVSDGVIAPDYEPEALEILKTKRKGNYAVVKIDSSYEPDLLETRDVFGITFEQSRSIAPVVEPAKFDSPVTNSQSIPDFARRDLILALITLKYTQSNSVCVTKDGQTLGVGAGQQSRLHCVKLACDKADLRILREHPKILALEFDSKIGRPERDNAINVILTTNSGIISDSERKEWLANNFGSSLGSDAFFPFPDNIERAALSGIKFIAQPGGSIRDDLVIKACESHNISMVMTGKRLFHH
- the purN gene encoding phosphoribosylglycinamide formyltransferase; amino-acid sequence: MVKISVLVSGGGTNLQALIDSQNNGILESGQIVQVISSRHDAFAIERAKRANIPCEVVSFGANFESNLLDSLKKFNPDIIVLAGFMHILSKNFIESCNAVIINVHPSLIPAFCGKGFYGLRVHEAVLNSGAKVTGATVHLVNEIPDGGQILAQKAVKILPDDTPEKLQRRVMERAEWVILPRAVEEICRKLDNKIFASPIKYPGRGIITGMTESGKIALAYFIMGRSQSSKARIFAKSGDDLIIKLVNQDKDFDSSLILYSPLRVCGKNIIITNGDQTDTIYDFLNESKTFEQALRTREYEPDAPHYTPRISAVITPSGYKQSILKRAGKFFFEYEFTAGKGHLIHTYNNDVMRDKILPSFMGEPREIKICDDINLFADSLWSELSDDYRVALYVRFYEPDFTSCTDKLFNTKE
- a CDS encoding phosphoribosylformylglycinamidine cyclo-ligase — translated: MTYKQNSYKDSGVDVTAGYEAVKLMRAHVERTKIKGVFSDLGGFGGMFELPEGLKNPVLVSGTDGVGTKLKIAFALDKHDSIGIDCVAMCVNDVLCSGARPLFFLDYVAVGKNYPEKVAEIVSGVAEGCVQSNCALIGGETAEMPGFYPVNEYDLAGFAVGVVEREKILKPSDVKQGDIIIALPSSGVHSNGFSLVRKILADYDLKQYINEFGKTLGNELLTPTKIYVRQVLPVIEKIKSIAHITGGGFYENIPRAFNNGLSAKIELAKIKTPPVFDFLRKAGNLDIDEMFHVFNMGVGMILFAASENVDSILKKLSDAYIIGEIVKSEGGVILW
- the purE gene encoding 5-(carboxyamino)imidazole ribonucleotide mutase, with the protein product MSAKKIAIILGSDSDLHIAEKSVKVLKTLALDFTINIISAHRTPEKLREFAINARENNFGVIIAIAGKSAALAGVLAAHTRLPVIAVPVMSQDLGGLDALLSSVQMPPGVPVACVAIDGGANAAWLAARILSVNDEVLAQKLEIETQKMSESVERKNHDLQAKFL
- the csrA gene encoding carbon storage regulator CsrA, which translates into the protein MLVLSRRVNESIQIGTDIEIMVIDVRGDVVRLGITAPQSTQIWRKELWDVIVQENKTAAGGSTLPDYKAAARLPLSTFSKLSKIPTVHINNRIDDKE
- a CDS encoding flagellar assembly protein FliW; translation: MSDMKIKTSRFGEVEYKQEDVLFFPRGIPAFENMHEWILAGNEDSAIKWLQSVNDGDLALPVTSPDAIQPDYNARIPEDELKMVGSINPADLALLIVVSIPPAAPWNMTANLRAPILINLKTHKAVQVIALNEEYPIRHIIFPEDVREKMKASAQLNGGDK
- a CDS encoding tetratricopeptide repeat protein: MNHDLMDWLRDSINNKDDSTGTGLLLAPISITDKDLTRENVNVHETQESQAINSEINNLRENISNPLEAHEKNINAQESHESQIIDSQNITGRHENFISTSESHESQAVNSEINNVQENTPDSESFMREQIINSQNISDSHEQSTQESHETQIFDSQHIIDPDALNREQIINSQKIPDVSSMDKAQQEAATGFQLSLDEPPPELWGEINFDDDEDSSILYEQYQQGINFQEYNNQTPHGTNFTQRLQRILQERRERAAAENEKNSEPIQISYIKRAAVYCTSLVITILIAWLVLIYLQKKTPDYLNNKALALYNAGNFQESANEYQRAYKLYPDVLTFLRGLALSSEKAGNLQTAKISWEQYINSLPANDSADIEFAKNELSRLNNNNEPAQTKPEPEKITPLPTQKTPPTFSELMREGTESLNLGIYDSAIINFSQAIELNPNEINAYIGLIASYRHKGLYFDAKRIYDDAIKKFGRNPTLLTELQFLKEAH
- a CDS encoding lactate utilization protein: MTHDNVIKANEIIGLDAVKALQKRGFTAEYAATGQDALRRILEIIPQNASVGIPGTVTIRDIGALDALKNRGNKIFQHWGEMSNQERREARFLENTADVFLTSANALTRDGEIINIDGTGNRVAGMSWGNGLVLFIIGINKLAFDLSDGIKRAKSATIPNAIRQHEETACVKAGHCVECRDDKSMCRAILILERPVKGRQYHIIIVGENYGY